One window of the Micropterus dolomieu isolate WLL.071019.BEF.003 ecotype Adirondacks linkage group LG08, ASM2129224v1, whole genome shotgun sequence genome contains the following:
- the ngfa gene encoding neurotrophin-7, translating to MRSSPLALLLLIGVQAVLNMGGGLAQSAGAANHKLRQQMAANHRAGQQQTAAGDYLSEHHSSKEHHRTSHHRTKRPHPAASHTQDRSPVPKRTTSDSPPDPSIPVVDPKLFSKRRYRSSPRVIFSEVPPSHDALEGEGYDIEGVRGVRVRRRAGSHTMHRGEYSVCDSINTWVGNLTRATDIAGNEVTVLPNVTINNVVKKQFFYETTCRSPTHRGSGTANGGRPGGRGGKQGSKSGNSGCLGIDSRHWNSYCTNTHIFVSALTTFKERTAWRFIRINAACVCVLSRKSWAGRMGH from the coding sequence ATGAGGTCGTCACCACTGGCCCTGCTCCTCCTGATCGGCGTCCAGGCTGTACTGAACATGGGAGGTGGATTGGCCCAGAGCGCTGGGGCAGCCAACCACAAACTAAGACAGCAGATggcagccaatcacagagcaggacagcagcagacagcagcaggggaCTACCTTTCTGAACACCATTCTTCCAAGGAGCATCATAGGACCAGCCACCATAGGACCAAGAGGCCCCATCCAGCAGCTTCACACACCCAGGATAGGAGCCCTGTCCCCAAGCGCACTACGTCAGATTCCCCCCCTGACCCCTCCATCCCAGTGGTGGACCCCAAGTTGTTCTCCAAGAGACGTTACCGCTCCTCGCCACGTGTTATCTTCAGCGAGGTGCCCCCATCACATGATGCCCTGGAAGGTGAGGGCTATGACATTGAAGGGGTGAGGGGGGTGAGGGTACGGCGCAGAGCGGGATCGCACACCATGCACCGAGGAGAGTACTCAGTATGTGACAGCATAAATACCTGGGTGGGCAACCTGACACGAGCCACAGACATAGCTGGGAACGAGGTGACAGTCCTGCCCAACGTTACAATCAACAACGTGGTGAAGAAACAGTTCTTCTATGAGACCACCTGCCGATCCCCCACACACAGAGGCTCCGGGACTGCAAATGGGGGAAGGCCGGGGGGACGGGGCGGCAAACAGGGCTCCAAATCAGGCAACTCGGGCTGTCTCGGCATCGACAGTCGCCACTGGAACTCCTActgcaccaacacacacatatttgtaaGTGCCCTGACCACCTTCAAAGAACGGACAGCGTGGCGTTTCATCCGCATCAACgccgcctgtgtgtgtgttctcagcCGGAAGTCTTGGGCGGGACGAATGGGGCACTGA